One Rhododendron vialii isolate Sample 1 chromosome 2a, ASM3025357v1 genomic region harbors:
- the LOC131316715 gene encoding uncharacterized protein LOC131316715, translating into MENDELAQQVKDIKAALAHSKGDQIHDFDGLCLFPNAKLPEKFNMPDTEKFNGTGNPTRHVCHIINTLKPLGLNDELIAQLFQRTLTGNALDWFLTLDFTKYKGWQEIANAFINQYAYNVQIEVTTRDLEMLKQKPNESFANFLTRWRKKAAQMKTLRSEEDQIRMVVRNLLPQFLRHMYSQAISTFKCLYATGLQVEDGLNQGLLDNGEVSHKVETSTNTNNDSGINMVISHHKRKREFVPLRMKLEDVFHILEATGDLKPLQPKFPSNLA; encoded by the coding sequence ATGGAAAACGATGAGCTTGCCCAACAAGTCAAGGACATCAAAGCTGCCTTGGCTCACTCAAAAGGAGATCAAATCCATGATTTTGATGGACTCTGCCTTTTCCCAAATGCCAAACTGCCAGAGAAGTTCAATATGCCCGATACTGAGAAGTTCAATGGCACCGGCAATCCCACCAGGCATGTCTGCCATATCATCAACACCCTGAAACCCCTGGGATTGAATGATGAACTCATTGCCCAACTTTTTCAAAGGACTCTCACAGGGAATGCTCTCGACTGGTTTCTCACTCTAGACTTCACTAAGTACAAGGGGTGGCaagaaattgccaatgctttcATCAATCAATATGCCTACAATGTCCAGATTGAGGTAACCACTCGAGATTTGGAGATGCTCAAACAAAAGCCAAATGAGAGCTTTGCCAATTTTCTTACTAGGTGGAGAAAGAAAGCCGCACAGATGAAAACTCTTCGCTCAGAAGAAGACCAAATCAGAATGGTGGTAAGAAATTTACTGCCACAGTTCTTGAGGCACATGTATTCCCAAGCAATTTCTACTTTTAAGTGCCTCTATGCTACTGGATTGCAAGTTGAAGACGGCCTTAATCAAGGATTACTCGACAATGGAGAAGTCAGCCACAAGGTAGAGACAAGCACAAATACCAACAATGATAGTGGTATTAATATGGTGATATCTCATCACAAGCGTAAGAGGGAATTTGTTCCTCTTCGAATGAAGCTAGAAGATGTATTCCACATCTTAGAAGCAACAGGCGATCTGAAACCATTGCAACCAAAATTTCCTAGTAATCTTGCGTAG